A genome region from Arachis duranensis cultivar V14167 chromosome 8, aradu.V14167.gnm2.J7QH, whole genome shotgun sequence includes the following:
- the LOC107462741 gene encoding type I inositol polyphosphate 5-phosphatase 10 isoform X1: protein MDNEFEDIQEEVSDKIPSSHQRRKQSFIWKVLTMKERNGGTTGRALVDSLDAIPDSSIENCISESSMSSVEAIHNFRVFAATWNVGGQCPNGNLDLSDFLQVRNEHDIYVLGFQEIVPLNAGNVLVLEDNEPAAKWLALINQSLNGSHDLSSKGVKSTASFGSSLSFQKPSLKKIKKTFKKLNGRKLKSCNCVLEMERKASKDFCFRCQEPNLKPDDSSTEEDDDNIPISVLATSQMKYSLVACKQMVGIFVCVWMRKELVQYVGHLRICCTSRGIMGCLGNKGCISVSMSFYQTSICFICSHLASGEKEGDELRRNLDVIEILKNTQFPRICKTPQSRMPDKILDHDRIIWFGDLNYRISLSYDDAKRLVEKRDWPSLFDKDQLKMEREAGRVFKGWKEGKIYFAPTYKYPINSDTYYLENVKVSRNKRRTPAWCDRILWRGSGIQQLSYVRKELKFSDHRPVCATFFVQVDVLSKGQRKKNSTFNFHIQDLVQTNSRSLYYS, encoded by the exons ATGGACAATGAATTTGAGGACATACAAGAAGAAGTTTCTGACAAGATTCCAAGCAGTCACCAGAGAAGAAAGCAG TCGTTTATTTGGAAAGTTTTGACGATGAAAGAGAGAAATGGAGGCACAACTGGAAGAGCTTTGGTTGATTCACTTG ATGCAATTCCTGATTCGTCAATTGAAAACTGCATCTCAGAGTCTTCTATGTCTTCTGTTGAAGCAATtcataatttcag AGTTTTTGCAGCAACTTGGAATGTAGGAGGGCAATGTCCCAATGGGAAccttgatttgagtgattttcTGCAGGTCCGAAATGAACACGACATATATGTCTTGGG CTTTCAGGAGATTGTTCCATTGAATGCGGGAAACGTGCTAGTCCTCGAGGATAATGAACCGGCTGCAAAATGGCTTGCTTTAATCAACCAATCACTCAATGGATCTCATGATTTGTCTTCCAAAGGAGTGAAATCCACAGCATCATTTGGTAGTTCCTTGTCTTTCCAAAAGCCTTCTTTAAAGAAGATTAAgaagactttcaagaagctaaATGGAAGGAAGCTAAAAAGTTGTAACTGTGTTCTTGAAATGGAAAGGAAGGCCTCTAAGGATTTCTGTTTCCGCTGCCAAGAACCGAATTTAAAGCCAGATGATTCTTCCACTGAAGAAGATGATGACAATATCCCTATTTCTGTTTTGGCCACAAGTCAGATGAAATACAGTCTTGTTGCTTGTAAGCAAATGGTTGGAATTTTCGTTTGTGTTTGGATGCGAAAGGAGCTTGTTCAGTATGTAGGCCATTTGAGAATATGTTGCACCAGTCGCGGGATCATGGGTTGTCTTGGAAACAAG GGTTGTATATCGGTTAGCATGTCATTTTATCAGACGAGTATTTGTTTTATCTGCAGTCATTTAGCATCCGGCGAGAAAGAGGGCGATGAACTTCGCAGAAATCTCGATGTCATAGAGATACTAAAGAACACTCAGTTTCCAAGGATTTGTAAGACACCACAGAGCAGGATGCCTGACAAAATTTTAGATCATGA CCGAATCATATGGTTTGGGGACTTGAATTACAGAATTTCTTTGAGCTATGATGATGCGAAAAGGCTTGTGGAAAAGAGGGACTGGCCATCCCTTTTTGACAAGGATCAG CTTAAGATGGAAAGGGAAGCAGGTCGCGTATTCAAGGGTTGGAAAGAAGGGAAGATCTACTTTGCGCCGACTTATAAATACCCCATCAACTCAGATACTTACTATCTTGAGAATGTGAAAGTTTCAAGAAACAAAAGGAGAACTCCAGCTTG GTGCGATAGAATCTTGTGGCGTGGGAGTGGAATACAGCAACTCTCTTACGTACGCAAAGAATTGAAGTTTTCTGACCATAGGCCTGTTTGTGCAACATTTTTTGTACAAGTTGATGTTTTGTCCAAGGGACAGAGGAAGAAAAATTCCACTTTCAACTTCCATATTCAAGATCTTGTACAGACTAACTCTAGAAGTTTATATTATTCTtga
- the LOC107462741 gene encoding type I inositol polyphosphate 5-phosphatase 10 isoform X2: MEAQLEELWLIHLMQFLIRQLKTASQSLLCLLLKQFIISATWNVGGQCPNGNLDLSDFLQVRNEHDIYVLGFQEIVPLNAGNVLVLEDNEPAAKWLALINQSLNGSHDLSSKGVKSTASFGSSLSFQKPSLKKIKKTFKKLNGRKLKSCNCVLEMERKASKDFCFRCQEPNLKPDDSSTEEDDDNIPISVLATSQMKYSLVACKQMVGIFVCVWMRKELVQYVGHLRICCTSRGIMGCLGNKGCISVSMSFYQTSICFICSHLASGEKEGDELRRNLDVIEILKNTQFPRICKTPQSRMPDKILDHDRIIWFGDLNYRISLSYDDAKRLVEKRDWPSLFDKDQLKMEREAGRVFKGWKEGKIYFAPTYKYPINSDTYYLENVKVSRNKRRTPAWCDRILWRGSGIQQLSYVRKELKFSDHRPVCATFFVQVDVLSKGQRKKNSTFNFHIQDLVQTNSRSLYYS; the protein is encoded by the exons ATGGAGGCACAACTGGAAGAGCTTTGGTTGATTCACTTG ATGCAATTCCTGATTCGTCAATTGAAAACTGCATCTCAGAGTCTTCTATGTCTTCTGTTGAAGCAATtcataatttcag CAACTTGGAATGTAGGAGGGCAATGTCCCAATGGGAAccttgatttgagtgattttcTGCAGGTCCGAAATGAACACGACATATATGTCTTGGG CTTTCAGGAGATTGTTCCATTGAATGCGGGAAACGTGCTAGTCCTCGAGGATAATGAACCGGCTGCAAAATGGCTTGCTTTAATCAACCAATCACTCAATGGATCTCATGATTTGTCTTCCAAAGGAGTGAAATCCACAGCATCATTTGGTAGTTCCTTGTCTTTCCAAAAGCCTTCTTTAAAGAAGATTAAgaagactttcaagaagctaaATGGAAGGAAGCTAAAAAGTTGTAACTGTGTTCTTGAAATGGAAAGGAAGGCCTCTAAGGATTTCTGTTTCCGCTGCCAAGAACCGAATTTAAAGCCAGATGATTCTTCCACTGAAGAAGATGATGACAATATCCCTATTTCTGTTTTGGCCACAAGTCAGATGAAATACAGTCTTGTTGCTTGTAAGCAAATGGTTGGAATTTTCGTTTGTGTTTGGATGCGAAAGGAGCTTGTTCAGTATGTAGGCCATTTGAGAATATGTTGCACCAGTCGCGGGATCATGGGTTGTCTTGGAAACAAG GGTTGTATATCGGTTAGCATGTCATTTTATCAGACGAGTATTTGTTTTATCTGCAGTCATTTAGCATCCGGCGAGAAAGAGGGCGATGAACTTCGCAGAAATCTCGATGTCATAGAGATACTAAAGAACACTCAGTTTCCAAGGATTTGTAAGACACCACAGAGCAGGATGCCTGACAAAATTTTAGATCATGA CCGAATCATATGGTTTGGGGACTTGAATTACAGAATTTCTTTGAGCTATGATGATGCGAAAAGGCTTGTGGAAAAGAGGGACTGGCCATCCCTTTTTGACAAGGATCAG CTTAAGATGGAAAGGGAAGCAGGTCGCGTATTCAAGGGTTGGAAAGAAGGGAAGATCTACTTTGCGCCGACTTATAAATACCCCATCAACTCAGATACTTACTATCTTGAGAATGTGAAAGTTTCAAGAAACAAAAGGAGAACTCCAGCTTG GTGCGATAGAATCTTGTGGCGTGGGAGTGGAATACAGCAACTCTCTTACGTACGCAAAGAATTGAAGTTTTCTGACCATAGGCCTGTTTGTGCAACATTTTTTGTACAAGTTGATGTTTTGTCCAAGGGACAGAGGAAGAAAAATTCCACTTTCAACTTCCATATTCAAGATCTTGTACAGACTAACTCTAGAAGTTTATATTATTCTtga